The nucleotide sequence GGCCGGGATGGCCACAGCGAGGCCGAGCAACGCCGGCAGCGGCACAGCGGCCGCGACGAGCTTGCGCAAGCGCATGGGGGAATTTCCTCTCGGCGGTGGGGACCGGGCCTGCGCGGAATGCTCGCCGCAGGTTGCCGAGCAGCATAAGAAGACGTGATCACGCCGAGGAACCTACTTTTGGCCGGTCTTCAGCGGATCCCATTTTCATTTTCCGAGAGGTTTACCTTCCCATGGCAAACCGATTATTGTCCGGAATGTCCGACCATTTCGATGCGTTCGATGATCTCCCGGGCGCGCCCGTCGCGCCGGTGGCGGCGGGCCGCGGCCGACAACGTCCGCAGCCGCTGCCGGGTCCGGGGCGAGCGCAGGACGCCGGCCAGCTCGATCGCCTCCCGGCCGGCCTCGGCGGCGACGTCGAGATCACCGTCCAGCGCGTGCACGGTGGCCAGCCAGATCACCGTCAGGGACCGGCTGCGAGCCATCTCCGGGCCGTAGCCGGCGATCGCGTCGACGAGCGCGGGAATGCCCTCGGGGCCGTGCCGGACGTCGACGACCTGGGCGAGTTCCCCGTGCACCGTGCCGACCATCGCCGCCAGGTCGGTGGACCCGAAGAAGGCTGCCCACGGCGACGGTTCCACGCCGGCGGCGTCGGCGAACTCCGTGCGGGCCCGGTAAAGGCACGCCAGCGCGGCGACGACGTCGGCCTTCTTGGCGTGCGCCCACGCCTGGTTGGCCGACAGGATCGCCTGGGCCAGCCGCGAGTGCGCGCGCAACGCCGCCTCGCGGCCCCGTGCGAACTCCGCCAGCGCCGGATCGACCGAGTCGTAGTGCAGCAGCAGCCGCCCGGCGCGGTACCGGATGTTGGCCTGGAGATCGTGGTTGCCCGCTTCGACGGCCAGGTCCATCGCCTGCGCGAACGCCTCCATCGCGGCCTCGGGCCGGTCGGCGTCGAAACTGGTTCAGCCGGCGAGGTTGTACAGGTCGGCGACGGCGGTGCACAGCCGCGGCCGGACCGTCCCGCGCACCGTGCCACCCAGCAGCCCGACGGCGTGGGGCAGCACCTCCGCCACGGCTTCGCCACAGGCACCACCCCCGTAGCGGTAGTCCTGCGCCCGAAGCCGCGCGACGGTGTCCTCGAGCCGTTGCACGTCGGCGAGACCCACGCGTGCGCCGCTGAAGGCGTCCCGCCCGTCACTGCCGGTCATGGCAGCCCTCCGTCCGTAGAGAGCTGCCGATCGGGCAGCTCCGCTCATTCCCCGCCGGGCCAGGCCGGAGCCCGCTCCTTCGAGGGACTGGCACCGGGCAGCACCCCGGTGGCGGTCAGCACCACACCCGTGGCGGTTTCCGCGATCTTGACGACGGCCAGCAGCCCGGTCAGGGCGAGGGAGCCGCCGAGCCCCAGTTTCGCGAAATCGTCTTCGGCGGTTTCGGTTCCGCGTTGACGCGGTATCGCGCCGGTCACGATTCGGCCTTCCGGCTTGCCGCGGAAGCACTCGGGCGATATCCGCGGGGAATCACCCGGCCCCAGGTGGCGGAAATCCACCTGACGGTCGACATCCTGGTTTCCTGCTGGCTGGTCATCGAACGGATTGCGAACCGGATACGCGCGCTCACAGCGCTGCCTCCTGTACATTCCAGACGATTGATGACACCGGGGGCCGGGGTGCCGAATTAGCCGGGGCTCGACAGTGGTCGTCCGCCGACAGCGCCCGACTTCGCCAACGATAACCAGCAGGTGGCGCCGATTCAGCCACCAACCAGGTCAAACCCGTAACCGACTGTGCAGTCGCACGCGCAGCTCCGCGCGCGACTCTGCACGAGACGGCTGCAATTTCACGCGCCGGGTCACGATTGCCGACCGCACGCGAAAACATCGGCGGAAACCGTTTTACTCCGCCGATTCTTCAAGGATTTCGTGTAATCGATCAGGATTTGACGAGGTCGACCCAGGTGCGCACGGTTGCGGCGTCCACGCGCGCCTGCCAGCCGCCGGGCCGCACCGCGCTGCCGACGTGGAATCCCCGCACGCCACCCGCGCGCAGGAGGTGGACCTGCTGGGCGCGCAGGCCGCCGCCGACGAGCAGTTCCGGCCCGCCGTCGCGCTGCGCGAGCCGCTGCAGCACCGAAAGGCCGCTCGCCACGCCGTTCGGGTGACCGGCGGCGAGCACGGTGTCACATCCGAGCGAGGCCAGCTGGTCGTACGCGCGCAACGGATCGCGCGTGCGGTCGATGGCGCGGTGGAACGTCCAGGGCAGGCCGTCGACCTCCTTGATCAGCGTCTCGCAGGCGTCGAGGTCGATCTCGCTGTCGACGGTGAGGAAGCCGAAGACGAACTCGCGCGCACCCGCGTCGATCAGCCGGGCGGTGTCCGCGCGCAGCCCCTCCAGATCGCCGATGGCGAAGGAACCGTTGTCCCGCAGCATGACCCGCACCGGGAGGTCGGTCGCCGAGAGCACGTCACGCAGCGTCTCGAGCGACGGCGTCAGGCCGTCCTGCGCCATGTCCGCAACCAGTTCGAGGCGGTCGGCCCCGCCCGCCTGGGCGCCTTCGGCGTCCGCCGCGTCCAGCGCGATCACTTCCAGCAGGGGCGTCTTCGAGCTCATGCCTCATCCGTTTCACTGGTTCCGGGTGTCGTCTCCCCTCGCGTGCCGCCCTCGCCGGAAGCCGCCTTGCAGGCTCGTCATCCGCTCGCGTACCGCTTCCGGGGAAAGAGAGAGTATCGGCCGCTGTTCCGGCACCGCTCCCGGGCCGGCCGCGGAATCCAGCGGCTGCAGGAACGGCCAGGTGTCCTCCGCGCCGTCCTCCTGCTCCAGTTCGGCCGGGGTAGGCCATTCGTACGCAGGCTCGATCGCGGCGGGCGGCGCGACGGGCGTCAGCCGCGGTTCGGTGTCTTCGTCGTCGGGCGTGCGCACGGGCGCGACGGCCACCGGCGCGGGCGCGGGCGCGGGCGGCGGGGGTGGCGGCGGTGGCGGTGCGGGCGCCGGTGGCGGTGCCGGTGCCGGTGCGGGCGGCGGTTGCGGCTCGCGGATCGGCGGCCGCGTGGTGAGCGCGTGCCGTGGCTGGGGCTCGACCGGGCGCGGCTCTTCGGCGACCGGAAGCGGCTCCGCCGGCTTCCGCGGCTGTTCGGGTGCGGCGGAGGCGTCGAACCAGCGGGACAGGACGTCGCGGTAGGCGGGCATCCGCTCGGTCGGGGCGTCGAGGTCCAGGTGCGCCTCTTCGTCCACGGTCGGCCACTCCGGCGCGTGGTCGCGGGCCACCACCGGGGCCCGGCGCGGCGGGCCGGCCTCGATCGACGGCGGCGACAGCTCTTCCGGCTCCGGCTCGGGTTCGGGCTCCGTCGGCGTGAGCGGGGCGAGCGGCGCCAGCAGCTCCGGTTCCTGGGCGGCGGACGGCTCGGCGGGCGGCGGCGGGGCCGGCATCGGCGGCAGCTCCACGATCAGGGCCGCGGGCACCAGCACGGTCGCGATCAGCCCGGAGTCGGCGCCCGCACTCAGGCTGACGTCGATGTGGTGGCGCGTGGCCAGCGTCGCCACGACGAACAGGCCCATCCGGCGCGACACCTCGACGTCGACGTCCGGCGGGTGCGCGAGCCGCGCGTTGGTGCGGTCGATCTCCGCCTGCGGCATACCGGCGCCGTGGTCGATGATCTCGATCTGCCAGTCGCCGTCGTGGGTTTCGGCGCTCGCCACGGTGACCGTCTCGTCGGCGGAGTAGCGCGTCGCGTTCTCCAGCAGCTCCGAAACGACGTGCACGAGGTCGTTGACGGCCTCGCCGCGGATCGCGACCTGCGGCGCCGGGCCGAGCTCGATCCGCTGGTAGTCCTCGACCTCCGAGAGCGCGGCGCCGATGATCTCGTCGGCCGCCACCGGGCCGGCGTCCTCCCGCGCGGAGTCCTGGCCGGAGAGCACCAGCAGGTTTTCGCTGTTGCGCCGCATCCGCGTCGCGAGGTGGTCGAGCTCGAAC is from Amycolatopsis mediterranei and encodes:
- a CDS encoding copper homeostasis protein CutC, producing the protein MSSKTPLLEVIALDAADAEGAQAGGADRLELVADMAQDGLTPSLETLRDVLSATDLPVRVMLRDNGSFAIGDLEGLRADTARLIDAGAREFVFGFLTVDSEIDLDACETLIKEVDGLPWTFHRAIDRTRDPLRAYDQLASLGCDTVLAAGHPNGVASGLSVLQRLAQRDGGPELLVGGGLRAQQVHLLRAGGVRGFHVGSAVRPGGWQARVDAATVRTWVDLVKS